A genomic window from Aquitalea aquatilis includes:
- a CDS encoding beta-class carbonic anhydrase — MGVLNTILEHNRSFVENREYEQFKTDKFPDKGLAVLACMDARLVELLPKAMGLKNGDAKLIKNAGALITHPWGSVMRSLIVAVYELRAEEICVVAHRDCGMRAIDPNKILTHATERGISEDTIHTLRNAGIDLDNWLKGFDNVSDSVRHSVQTVRNHPLMPKDIPIHGMVIHPSTGRLELIIDGYTGKPPVQE; from the coding sequence ATGGGTGTGCTGAATACCATTCTCGAGCACAATCGGAGCTTCGTCGAAAACCGCGAGTACGAACAATTCAAAACCGACAAGTTTCCCGATAAAGGCCTGGCCGTCCTCGCCTGCATGGATGCCCGTCTGGTAGAGCTGTTGCCCAAGGCCATGGGTCTGAAAAACGGTGATGCCAAGCTGATCAAGAACGCCGGCGCGCTGATCACCCACCCCTGGGGTTCGGTCATGCGCTCGCTGATTGTGGCGGTCTACGAACTGCGCGCTGAGGAAATCTGCGTGGTGGCCCACCGCGATTGCGGCATGCGCGCCATTGATCCCAACAAGATCCTGACCCACGCCACCGAACGCGGCATCAGCGAAGACACCATCCACACCCTGCGCAATGCCGGCATTGATCTGGACAACTGGCTCAAGGGCTTTGACAACGTGTCCGACAGCGTGCGCCACAGCGTGCAGACCGTCCGCAATCACCCGCTGATGCCCAAGGATATTCCCATCCACGGCATGGTGATTCATCCGTCCACCGGCCGGCTGGAACTGATCAT